A single region of the Clostridia bacterium genome encodes:
- the ybeY gene encoding rRNA maturation RNase YbeY, whose amino-acid sequence MISITGAGKEEKEFLAKVWEKGLAVMGAEDSDADLTFVGREKIRALNREMRGVDRVTDVLSFPTLENVRLPLRAEDYPFDVDPSTGRVNLGSVVICRARAKEQAKEYGHSYEREVAYLSVHGLLHLLSFDHIEEKDRAAMRKEEEKILSALDIRR is encoded by the coding sequence ATGATCTCGATCACGGGCGCGGGGAAAGAAGAAAAAGAATTTTTGGCGAAGGTTTGGGAAAAAGGACTCGCCGTTATGGGCGCGGAGGATTCCGACGCGGACTTGACGTTCGTCGGCAGAGAAAAGATTCGCGCGTTGAATCGAGAAATGCGCGGCGTGGACCGCGTGACGGACGTTTTGTCCTTCCCGACTTTGGAAAACGTCCGATTGCCCTTGCGGGCGGAAGACTATCCGTTTGACGTTGATCCCTCGACGGGGCGGGTCAACCTCGGCAGCGTCGTGATCTGCCGCGCGCGAGCGAAAGAGCAGGCGAAAGAATACGGACACTCTTACGAACGCGAGGTCGCGTATTTATCCGTTCACGGGCTTTTACATTTACTTTCATTCGATCACATAGAAGAAAAAGATCGGGCGGCGATGCGGAAGGAAGAGGAAAAAATCCTTTCCGCCCTCGATATAAGGAGATGA
- a CDS encoding alpha/beta hydrolase, with the protein MKEFLLNTFDATEIACYCWDEVKNPVGVVQIAHGMGEHCGRYDNFASFLNANGYIVVAEDHRGHGKTCGYDNRGIVEGDSYNDTVSDMIALTGYAEKKYKLPIVLLGHSYGSFLSQAYIERNGEALSGVILSGSAYMNTAQVAFGRVVAKLQNALFGGKKPAKLIGKLSFGAYDKQFKSENQPFAWLTRDKEVVKAYLADDFCGGSFDMSIAFQKSFFEGLKTVYTTAALESIPKNLPVLIASGDKDPVGGNGSLVSKLYEEYKALGLADLDIKLYPEARHEIMNEINKDEVYSDFLAFIKRVTAKDIKQG; encoded by the coding sequence ATGAAAGAGTTTTTGTTAAATACTTTCGACGCGACGGAAATTGCCTGCTATTGCTGGGATGAAGTCAAAAATCCCGTCGGCGTCGTTCAAATAGCTCACGGTATGGGCGAGCATTGCGGCAGATATGATAATTTCGCTTCTTTTTTGAATGCAAACGGATATATTGTTGTGGCGGAGGATCATCGCGGTCACGGGAAAACCTGCGGATACGATAACCGCGGTATCGTCGAGGGCGACAGCTATAACGATACCGTCAGCGATATGATCGCTTTGACCGGATACGCCGAGAAGAAGTACAAGCTTCCGATCGTCCTTTTGGGTCATTCTTACGGAAGTTTTCTTTCTCAGGCTTACATCGAGAGGAACGGGGAAGCGCTTTCCGGCGTCATTCTTTCGGGTTCTGCGTATATGAATACCGCGCAAGTCGCGTTCGGCAGGGTGGTCGCCAAGTTGCAGAACGCCTTGTTCGGCGGCAAAAAGCCCGCGAAACTCATCGGAAAACTGTCTTTCGGAGCGTATGATAAGCAATTTAAGTCGGAAAATCAGCCCTTCGCGTGGCTTACGCGCGATAAGGAAGTCGTCAAAGCGTACCTCGCGGACGATTTCTGCGGCGGTTCTTTCGATATGTCCATTGCGTTCCAAAAGAGCTTTTTCGAAGGTTTAAAGACGGTGTACACCACCGCCGCGCTCGAATCGATCCCGAAAAATCTTCCGGTTTTGATCGCAAGCGGCGATAAGGACCCCGTCGGCGGAAACGGCTCGCTCGTTTCCAAGCTTTACGAGGAATATAAAGCTCTCGGTCTTGCCGATTTGGATATCAAGCTTTATCCCGAAGCGCGTCACGAGATTATGAACGAGATCAATAAAGACGAAGTTTATTCGGATTTTCTCGCATTTATCAAGCGCGTTACCGCAAAGGATATTAAACAAGGTTAA
- a CDS encoding HDIG domain-containing protein, translating to MDKQTNSKRRIAFFTFTLLSFAVLAVVLVGVVAAFRSVYGVTFDPLTLITFGIVIYSLLASNFLILRMIGKGDPVSVILVYSVLLMEAVASITCMHFDHAFAIPLAFLPLLLGTDFDKHVALSAHFTSVSIVATCMVLFFYNSSKFIFDELSLQMMTLVVNVGMGSLLIFLIKPFSSRMRVLFTSSCVVISFGILGFISAAAVGGKPNIDQMITVGVSVLVGGAISVFAYFCFSPVFERVFNLNTGLRLMELCSFDQPLLKELEEKAPGTFNHSLTVANISERAAYAIGENPNLAKAAALYHDIGKMENPEFFTENQTDGYNPHDDLIPEASVKMITRHTEAGAKILENRGFPKEIVSAALEHHGDSSVGYFYHKAQNITEGTLEEKGYTYLGPKPSTKINAIIMIADIAEAATRSVRPSTREELEKLVDNLVRQKMQERQFDDCPITIRELTKVKAAVVTTLMGVHHERIAYNTQQLKK from the coding sequence TTGGACAAACAAACGAATTCCAAAAGAAGGATCGCGTTTTTTACGTTTACGTTGCTGTCGTTTGCGGTGCTTGCCGTCGTCCTCGTCGGCGTCGTGGCGGCGTTCCGCTCGGTCTACGGCGTAACGTTCGATCCTTTGACGCTCATTACGTTCGGCATCGTGATCTATTCGCTTTTAGCGTCGAACTTTTTGATCCTCAGAATGATCGGGAAGGGTGATCCCGTTTCGGTCATTCTCGTGTACAGCGTGCTTTTGATGGAAGCCGTGGCGTCGATTACCTGCATGCATTTCGATCACGCGTTCGCGATCCCGCTTGCTTTCCTCCCGCTTCTTCTCGGAACGGATTTCGATAAACACGTCGCGCTTTCTGCGCATTTTACGAGCGTTTCCATCGTCGCGACGTGTATGGTTCTGTTTTTCTACAATTCATCCAAATTCATTTTCGACGAATTGTCTTTGCAAATGATGACGCTCGTCGTCAACGTCGGTATGGGTTCGCTGCTGATCTTTTTGATCAAGCCTTTTTCGAGCCGCATGCGCGTCTTGTTTACGTCGTCTTGCGTCGTTATTTCTTTCGGGATCCTCGGTTTTATTTCCGCGGCGGCAGTCGGCGGAAAACCCAATATCGATCAAATGATCACGGTCGGCGTCTCCGTCCTCGTCGGCGGCGCGATCAGCGTCTTTGCGTATTTCTGTTTTTCTCCCGTTTTCGAGCGCGTCTTTAATTTGAACACGGGGCTTCGCCTAATGGAGCTTTGCTCCTTCGACCAACCCCTTTTGAAAGAGCTCGAAGAAAAAGCACCCGGGACGTTCAATCACTCGCTTACCGTCGCGAATATTTCGGAGCGGGCGGCGTACGCGATCGGCGAAAATCCGAACCTCGCGAAAGCGGCGGCTTTGTATCACGATATCGGTAAAATGGAGAACCCCGAATTCTTTACGGAAAACCAGACGGACGGCTATAACCCGCACGACGATTTGATCCCCGAAGCTAGCGTCAAGATGATCACCCGCCACACCGAAGCGGGCGCGAAGATCCTCGAAAACCGCGGTTTCCCGAAAGAGATCGTTTCCGCCGCGCTTGAACATCACGGCGACAGTTCCGTCGGTTATTTCTATCATAAAGCGCAGAATATAACGGAGGGAACGCTCGAAGAAAAGGGTTATACCTATCTCGGACCGAAACCTTCCACGAAGATCAACGCGATCATTATGATCGCCGATATCGCCGAAGCGGCGACGCGCTCCGTTCGCCCGTCCACCCGCGAAGAACTCGAAAAACTCGTCGATAACCTCGTTCGCCAGAAAATGCAGGAAAGGCAGTTCGACGATTGCCCGATCACGATCCGCGAACTCACCAAGGTCAAAGCCGCGGTCGTTACGACGCTTATGGGCGTTCACCACGAGCGCATCGCGTACAACACGCAACAGTTGAAAAAATGA
- a CDS encoding UDP-N-acetylglucosamine--N-acetylmuramyl-(pentapeptide) pyrophosphoryl-undecaprenol N-acetylglucosamine transferase: MQTNVALAGGGTAGHITPNLALLPELKTRFDKIIYLGAPSSMEEALCKKANLPFYPTETSKFHRKRVWKNAALPLTLIKGIRQAKSVLKAENVSVVFSKGGYAAIPTVLAARSIGIPIVCHESDRTMGLANRLTALFAAKTYTAFPGTYKKASVLATPIREEIFRGEPLDLFSRPEKPVVLFMGGSLGAAAINDALSKSFAELTEKYNILHISGKSAPPIKSPSYVSVPFTDSIEDFYKTADVVVCRAGASTLGELTALGKKVVAVPLPKGESRGDQEENAAYYLSEKKIRVLPQSELSARSLLAAIDKSIKNSAPAPAYDRNTPSILAEALYAAAKNRGAP, translated from the coding sequence ATGCAAACGAACGTAGCCCTCGCGGGAGGCGGCACGGCGGGTCATATCACGCCGAACCTCGCCCTGTTACCCGAACTCAAAACCCGATTTGACAAAATCATCTATTTAGGCGCGCCGTCCTCAATGGAAGAAGCACTTTGCAAAAAGGCAAATCTTCCGTTTTATCCGACCGAAACAAGCAAGTTTCACCGAAAGCGCGTCTGGAAGAACGCAGCGCTTCCCCTGACCCTTATAAAAGGAATACGTCAAGCGAAAAGCGTCCTCAAAGCAGAGAACGTTTCCGTCGTCTTTTCCAAGGGCGGCTACGCCGCGATCCCGACCGTCCTTGCGGCTCGATCCATCGGGATCCCGATCGTCTGCCACGAAAGCGATCGCACGATGGGGCTTGCGAATCGCCTGACCGCGCTTTTTGCCGCAAAAACCTACACGGCATTTCCCGGAACGTATAAAAAAGCAAGCGTTTTGGCGACCCCGATCCGAGAAGAGATCTTCCGAGGAGAACCGCTCGATCTCTTTTCCCGCCCCGAAAAACCCGTCGTGCTCTTCATGGGCGGATCGCTCGGCGCCGCCGCGATCAACGACGCGCTTTCGAAATCGTTCGCCGAACTAACTGAAAAGTATAATATTCTCCATATCTCGGGAAAATCCGCCCCGCCGATCAAATCGCCTTCCTACGTCTCCGTCCCGTTTACCGATTCCATCGAAGATTTTTATAAAACGGCGGACGTCGTCGTCTGTCGCGCGGGAGCCTCCACGCTCGGAGAACTCACCGCGCTCGGAAAAAAAGTCGTCGCCGTTCCGCTTCCGAAAGGAGAATCGAGAGGAGATCAGGAGGAGAACGCGGCGTACTATCTATCCGAAAAGAAGATCCGCGTCCTGCCGCAAAGCGAGCTTTCCGCAAGAAGCCTTCTCGCGGCGATCGACAAAAGTATAAAGAATAGCGCGCCCGCGCCCGCGTATGACCGAAACACTCCGTCCATTCTCGCGGAAGCCCTTTACGCCGCGGCGAAAAACCGAGGCGCGCCGTAA
- a CDS encoding sporulation protein YqfD produces MTTDRARFAVPTARAAFLIRKAGKEGVTVYDVRIGEKRTSFSVAKVDERALDRILTAEGLRGKRLRERAGKRILSFVKARSVLVIASVVALCSVAFFQSFVYRAEIRGNTFVNTKTIAAVLEAHKIDGFTFKGKVDVPSIRKDVASIEGISFASVRVKGNKLFVDVKEELPPSEADEVSFDPIVSKVSAVITKIVAESGTPRVKIGDRVSQGDVLIDPVYSFTEGEAAAPAKGEVYGMTTYERRIALPEISVQNELTGKKKSFRRILLFGREWGKEEEPPFASFDLSERIVFSSVGNALRVVERTYFERKDVTVYHDFGIEVPARIEKETQAMLSSVPFYASAVGGVSVEQKKMDNILYIVLYYTVVRRLDSLFSPE; encoded by the coding sequence ATGACGACTGATCGCGCGCGCTTTGCCGTTCCGACTGCGAGGGCGGCGTTTTTGATCCGAAAGGCGGGAAAAGAAGGCGTGACCGTCTACGACGTTCGAATCGGGGAAAAACGGACGTCGTTTTCCGTGGCAAAGGTCGACGAACGCGCGCTCGACCGCATCCTGACCGCCGAAGGTCTTCGCGGGAAACGTTTGCGAGAGCGAGCGGGGAAGAGAATTCTTTCTTTCGTAAAAGCCCGCTCGGTCCTCGTGATCGCGTCTGTCGTCGCGCTTTGTTCGGTCGCGTTTTTTCAAAGTTTCGTTTATCGAGCGGAGATCCGCGGAAATACTTTCGTGAACACGAAGACGATCGCCGCCGTTTTGGAAGCGCATAAGATCGACGGATTTACTTTTAAGGGAAAGGTGGACGTCCCTTCGATCCGAAAAGACGTCGCTTCGATCGAGGGGATCTCGTTTGCGTCCGTTCGCGTCAAGGGGAATAAACTCTTCGTGGACGTCAAGGAAGAATTGCCGCCTTCCGAAGCGGACGAAGTCTCTTTCGATCCGATCGTTTCGAAAGTTTCCGCCGTCATAACGAAGATCGTCGCGGAAAGCGGAACGCCGCGCGTCAAGATCGGCGACCGAGTCTCTCAGGGCGACGTCCTGATCGACCCCGTCTATTCCTTTACGGAGGGGGAAGCCGCCGCGCCGGCGAAAGGGGAAGTCTACGGAATGACGACCTATGAGAGACGAATCGCTTTGCCCGAAATATCCGTGCAAAACGAGTTAACGGGAAAGAAAAAGAGTTTTCGTCGGATCCTTCTTTTCGGAAGGGAATGGGGAAAAGAGGAAGAGCCGCCATTCGCGTCGTTCGACCTTTCGGAAAGGATTGTTTTTTCTTCCGTCGGAAACGCGCTCCGCGTCGTCGAACGGACGTATTTCGAGCGAAAAGACGTCACGGTTTATCACGATTTCGGGATCGAAGTTCCCGCGCGTATCGAAAAGGAGACGCAGGCGATGCTTTCTTCCGTTCCTTTTTACGCTTCCGCGGTCGGCGGCGTCAGCGTGGAACAAAAAAAGATGGACAATATTCTCTATATAGTGTTATACTATACCGTAGTACGGAGACTGGATTCTCTGTTCTCGCCCGAATAA
- the groL gene encoding chaperonin GroEL (60 kDa chaperone family; promotes refolding of misfolded polypeptides especially under stressful conditions; forms two stacked rings of heptamers to form a barrel-shaped 14mer; ends can be capped by GroES; misfolded proteins enter the barrel where they are refolded when GroES binds), with protein MAKQFKYGQEARKALEAGVNVLADTVKITLGPKGRNVVLDKKYGAPLITNDGVTIAKEIELKDAFENMGAQLIKEVSVKTNDIAGDGTTTAAVLAQAIVREGVKNVAAGANPIILKKGILKMTEAAVEELKKLSVPISGKKNIAQVASISAGDDAIGELISDAMEKVGTDGVITIDEGKTMKTELSVVEGMQFDRGYASPYLVTDTDKMQAILDDPYILITDKKLSNVQEILPIIELVYKAGAKLLIIAEDIEGEALSTIILNKLKGVFNCVAVKAPAFGDRRKAILEDIALLTGGQVITDDLGLDLKTAELSMLGRCRQVKVDKDNTTIVGGAGSAEAIKARVQSIKAQIAETTSDYDREKLQERVAKLSGGVGVIGVGAATEVEMKEKKLRIEDALAATRAAVEEGIVPGGGVALLSVIPALQNVLSTLSGDERTGAAIVLRALEEPVRQIAVNAGKEGSVVANAVLEGVKKTKNFGYDALNDEYCDMVQKGILDPTKVTRTALQNAASVAATLLTTESLIADIPEPPAPVAPQGGMDGMY; from the coding sequence ATGGCTAAGCAATTTAAGTACGGACAGGAAGCAAGAAAGGCGCTCGAAGCAGGTGTAAACGTGCTTGCGGACACCGTTAAGATCACTCTCGGGCCGAAAGGCAGAAACGTCGTCCTCGATAAGAAGTACGGCGCACCGCTCATCACGAACGACGGCGTTACGATCGCGAAAGAGATCGAGCTCAAAGACGCGTTCGAAAATATGGGCGCGCAACTCATTAAAGAAGTCTCCGTCAAGACGAACGATATCGCCGGCGACGGAACGACGACCGCGGCGGTCCTCGCCCAAGCGATCGTCCGCGAAGGCGTAAAGAACGTCGCGGCGGGCGCGAACCCGATCATCTTGAAGAAAGGGATCTTGAAAATGACCGAAGCGGCGGTCGAAGAGCTCAAAAAACTCTCCGTCCCCATTTCCGGCAAAAAGAACATTGCGCAGGTCGCGAGCATTTCCGCGGGCGACGACGCGATCGGCGAACTCATCAGCGACGCGATGGAGAAGGTCGGGACGGACGGCGTCATTACGATCGACGAAGGAAAGACGATGAAGACCGAGCTTTCCGTCGTGGAAGGAATGCAATTCGATCGCGGCTATGCGTCTCCGTATCTCGTCACCGACACGGATAAGATGCAAGCGATCCTCGACGATCCTTATATTTTGATCACCGACAAGAAACTTTCCAACGTCCAAGAGATCCTTCCGATCATCGAGCTCGTCTACAAAGCGGGCGCGAAGCTTCTCATCATCGCGGAAGATATCGAAGGCGAAGCGCTCAGCACGATCATTTTGAACAAGCTGAAAGGCGTGTTCAACTGCGTGGCGGTCAAAGCCCCTGCTTTCGGCGACAGAAGAAAGGCGATCCTCGAAGACATCGCGCTTTTGACGGGCGGTCAGGTCATCACGGACGACCTCGGCTTGGATCTCAAAACCGCGGAGCTTTCGATGCTCGGTCGCTGCCGCCAAGTCAAGGTGGATAAAGATAACACGACCATCGTCGGCGGCGCGGGTTCCGCGGAAGCCATCAAGGCGCGCGTGCAATCCATCAAAGCGCAGATCGCGGAAACGACCAGCGATTACGATCGCGAAAAACTTCAAGAGAGAGTCGCGAAGCTTTCGGGCGGCGTCGGCGTTATCGGCGTAGGCGCGGCGACGGAAGTCGAAATGAAAGAAAAGAAACTCCGCATCGAGGACGCGCTCGCGGCGACGCGCGCGGCGGTCGAAGAGGGTATCGTTCCGGGCGGCGGCGTCGCTCTTCTCAGCGTGATCCCCGCTCTTCAAAACGTCCTTTCCACCCTTTCCGGTGACGAGAGAACGGGCGCGGCGATCGTTCTTCGCGCGCTGGAAGAACCCGTCAGACAGATTGCGGTCAACGCCGGAAAAGAAGGCAGCGTCGTTGCGAACGCCGTCTTGGAAGGCGTCAAGAAGACGAAGAATTTCGGCTACGACGCTTTGAACGACGAGTACTGCGATATGGTCCAAAAGGGCATTCTCGATCCGACCAAGGTCACGAGGACGGCGCTCCAAAACGCGGCGAGCGTTGCGGCGACTCTTCTTACGACCGAATCTTTGATCGCGGATATCCCCGAGCCTCCCGCACCCGTCGCGCCGCAAGGCGGAATGGACGGAATGTATTGA
- a CDS encoding glycerol dehydrogenase, with protein MRKAFICPTKYVQGEDELLNLGYFVKTFGKKALLIADPFALNLVKDKLAATAEKYKIEFVPAGDVFKGECSRTVVAKLQEIAKANKCACTIGLGGGKAIDTSKCVAAGDPLIICPTIAATDAPTSHSAVLYTDDHEFDDYAYFRQSPSVVLIDLNVIANAPARFLVSGMGDALSTYFEARANVKSVSNVNAGLPCGANRAKGTLLGYGTHTAFALAELCYKNLISDGYKAKVACEGNCVTQAFEKIVETNILLSGLGFESGGLAAAHAIHDGITIVHEIHANNFHGEVVAFGTICQLILENAPEDELYEVLDFCDTVGLPICLQDLMTNRKTGEVARTSLTDDELKAVAAKTCIPEESIHNMPFPVTEDMVVAAIKTADKIGREYKGLDA; from the coding sequence ATGAGAAAAGCATTTATCTGCCCCACCAAGTACGTCCAAGGCGAAGACGAATTGCTCAATTTGGGCTATTTCGTCAAAACGTTCGGCAAAAAAGCCCTTTTGATCGCCGATCCGTTTGCGTTGAACCTCGTAAAAGACAAACTCGCCGCTACCGCGGAAAAATACAAAATCGAATTCGTTCCCGCAGGAGACGTCTTCAAAGGCGAATGCTCCCGCACCGTCGTCGCCAAGCTCCAAGAGATCGCGAAAGCGAATAAATGCGCCTGCACGATCGGTCTCGGCGGCGGTAAAGCGATCGACACCAGTAAGTGCGTCGCTGCCGGCGATCCCCTGATCATCTGCCCGACCATCGCGGCGACCGACGCTCCGACTTCTCACAGCGCGGTTCTTTACACCGACGATCACGAGTTTGACGATTACGCATACTTCCGTCAAAGCCCGAGCGTCGTCTTGATCGACCTGAACGTCATCGCGAACGCGCCGGCTCGCTTCCTCGTCTCCGGTATGGGCGACGCGCTCAGCACCTACTTCGAGGCTCGCGCGAACGTCAAGAGCGTTTCGAACGTAAACGCCGGTCTCCCCTGCGGCGCGAACCGCGCGAAGGGAACTCTCCTCGGCTACGGCACGCATACCGCGTTCGCTCTCGCCGAGCTCTGCTATAAGAACCTCATCAGCGACGGTTACAAAGCGAAAGTCGCCTGCGAAGGCAACTGCGTGACCCAAGCGTTCGAAAAGATCGTCGAAACGAACATCCTTCTTTCCGGTCTCGGCTTCGAATCCGGCGGTCTCGCCGCGGCGCACGCGATCCACGACGGTATCACGATCGTCCACGAGATCCACGCGAATAACTTCCACGGCGAAGTCGTCGCGTTCGGAACGATCTGCCAACTCATCCTCGAAAACGCTCCGGAAGACGAGCTCTATGAAGTTCTCGATTTCTGCGACACCGTCGGTCTCCCGATCTGCTTGCAAGATCTTATGACCAACCGCAAGACGGGCGAAGTCGCGAGGACCTCTCTCACGGACGACGAACTCAAAGCCGTCGCCGCGAAGACCTGCATCCCCGAGGAATCCATCCACAATATGCCCTTCCCCGTTACCGAGGATATGGTCGTCGCCGCGATCAAGACGGCGGACAAGATCGGTCGCGAGTACAAAGGTTTGGACGCGTAA
- the dhaK gene encoding dihydroxyacetone kinase subunit DhaK encodes MKKIMNTPETFVYDMCHGLAMAHPDLEFVEKFKIVKKKEINEDKVSLISGGGSGHEPAHAGFVGKGMLDAAVCGDVFASPSQVQVYNAIKKCATDKGVLLIIKNYSGDCMNFNNAMSDAIDDGIKVDAVYVNDDIAVKDSLYTVGRRGVAGTVLVHKCAGAAAEMGKELSEVKEIANKVIANVRSFGFAFTSCTVPAAGHPTFEIGDDEMEFGVGIHGEPGRFREKIDYSSGKFSDNLAQRIVKDLNEDLGLKSGDEVVLLINGFGGTPLQELYILNKSTTDALSASGVKIHRTIVGNFMTSIDMAGASITVLKVDDDLKKYVDYPVNTPALTWGAAMSEQAEAAVEAMNAIAKALGVTNVAAPAQKKAKKAAAEEEDANAVYEVEGTPAIGETINTAAFVKIVDKMADVIIENEVPFCEADKMGDGDFGMSIAKGFKQLKTDWATRKKGDVGEFLVSCSEIIKEYCGGASGPIWGSAFKYAGKAMLGKKEVNLTDIAFLFTEANRGVYETGKKSFGKGAEIGDKTLVDALKPCAMALTKAAEEGKKLQEGLDLGAKAAHDGAEATKTHVATLGRAGTVGERSIGYPDAGAHGLDVIFNELAKYIKNFKE; translated from the coding sequence ATGAAAAAAATAATGAACACCCCCGAGACCTTCGTCTACGATATGTGCCACGGTTTGGCGATGGCGCATCCCGATCTCGAATTCGTCGAGAAGTTCAAGATCGTCAAGAAGAAGGAGATCAACGAAGATAAAGTCAGCCTTATCTCCGGCGGTGGTTCGGGTCACGAACCCGCGCACGCCGGTTTCGTCGGGAAAGGCATGCTTGACGCCGCCGTTTGCGGCGACGTGTTCGCATCCCCTTCGCAGGTTCAGGTCTATAACGCGATCAAAAAATGCGCGACCGACAAGGGCGTCCTTCTCATTATCAAGAACTATTCGGGCGACTGCATGAACTTCAACAACGCGATGAGCGACGCGATCGACGACGGAATCAAGGTGGACGCCGTCTACGTAAACGACGACATCGCCGTTAAAGACAGCCTTTACACGGTCGGCAGACGCGGCGTGGCGGGCACCGTCCTCGTTCACAAATGCGCCGGCGCGGCTGCGGAAATGGGCAAAGAACTTTCCGAAGTCAAGGAGATCGCGAATAAAGTCATCGCGAACGTCCGCTCTTTCGGTTTCGCCTTTACTTCCTGCACCGTCCCCGCCGCGGGTCACCCGACCTTCGAGATCGGTGACGACGAGATGGAATTCGGCGTCGGTATCCACGGCGAACCCGGTCGTTTCCGCGAGAAGATCGACTACTCTTCGGGCAAATTCTCCGACAACCTCGCGCAAAGGATCGTCAAAGATCTGAACGAGGATCTCGGTCTCAAATCGGGCGACGAAGTCGTTCTTTTGATCAACGGTTTCGGCGGCACCCCGCTCCAAGAGCTTTACATTTTGAATAAGAGCACGACGGACGCGCTCTCTGCTTCCGGCGTCAAGATCCATCGCACGATCGTCGGCAACTTCATGACGAGCATCGATATGGCAGGCGCGTCGATTACCGTCCTTAAAGTGGACGACGATCTCAAAAAGTACGTCGACTATCCCGTCAACACCCCCGCCCTTACTTGGGGCGCGGCGATGAGCGAACAAGCGGAAGCCGCCGTCGAAGCGATGAACGCGATCGCGAAAGCGCTTGGCGTGACGAACGTCGCGGCGCCCGCGCAAAAGAAAGCGAAGAAAGCCGCCGCGGAAGAAGAGGACGCGAACGCCGTCTACGAAGTCGAAGGCACGCCCGCGATCGGTGAAACCATCAACACCGCCGCGTTCGTCAAGATCGTCGACAAGATGGCGGACGTCATCATCGAGAACGAAGTTCCCTTCTGCGAAGCGGATAAGATGGGCGACGGCGACTTCGGAATGAGCATCGCCAAAGGCTTCAAACAGCTCAAAACCGACTGGGCGACCCGCAAAAAGGGCGACGTCGGCGAATTCCTCGTCTCCTGCTCCGAGATCATCAAAGAGTACTGCGGCGGCGCGTCCGGCCCGATCTGGGGCAGCGCGTTCAAGTACGCGGGCAAAGCGATGCTCGGAAAGAAAGAAGTCAACCTGACCGACATCGCGTTCCTCTTCACCGAGGCGAATCGCGGCGTTTACGAGACGGGCAAGAAGAGCTTCGGCAAAGGCGCGGAAATCGGCGATAAGACCCTCGTGGACGCTTTGAAACCCTGCGCGATGGCTTTGACCAAAGCGGCGGAAGAAGGCAAAAAACTCCAAGAAGGTTTGGACCTCGGCGCGAAAGCGGCGCACGACGGCGCTGAAGCGACCAAGACCCACGTCGCGACGCTCGGCAGAGCGGGCACGGTCGGCGAGCGCAGCATCGGCTACCCCGACGCAGGCGCGCACGGACTCGACGTCATCTTCAACGAGCTTGCGAAGTACATCAAGAACTTCAAAGAGTAA
- the cdd gene encoding cytidine deaminase, whose protein sequence is MQEETLDSLIDAATEASRNSYSPYSNFPVGAAVLTDSGRIYSGTNIENASYGATVCAERVAIFKAVSDGETKISALAVYTTAANIAFPCGMCLQVMSEFCEDIPVILASDAVVRVYQLSELMPHRFGDPS, encoded by the coding sequence ATGCAAGAAGAGACGCTTGACAGTTTGATCGACGCGGCGACCGAAGCGAGCCGCAATTCCTATTCTCCCTATTCGAATTTTCCCGTCGGCGCGGCGGTTTTGACGGATAGCGGTAGGATTTACAGCGGGACGAATATCGAGAACGCAAGCTACGGCGCAACCGTTTGCGCCGAGCGCGTCGCGATCTTTAAGGCGGTGTCGGACGGGGAGACCAAGATCTCCGCGCTCGCCGTCTACACGACCGCCGCGAATATCGCCTTTCCCTGTGGAATGTGCCTGCAAGTTATGTCCGAATTTTGCGAAGATATCCCCGTTATCCTCGCGAGCGACGCAGTCGTTCGCGTCTATCAACTTTCCGAATTGATGCCGCACCGATTCGGAGATCCGTCCTGA
- a CDS encoding co-chaperone GroES, producing MKIKPLFDRIVIKPMEEKLTTASGIVLPGSAKEKPQMAEVIAVGPGGMVEGKEIPMAVKVGDVVLYSKYAGSDFKIDGEELTVLRQSDVLAVVEK from the coding sequence ATGAAAATCAAACCTTTATTCGACAGAATCGTTATCAAACCCATGGAAGAAAAATTGACCACCGCAAGCGGGATCGTTCTTCCCGGATCGGCAAAAGAGAAGCCGCAAATGGCGGAAGTCATCGCCGTCGGACCCGGCGGAATGGTGGAAGGCAAAGAGATCCCCATGGCGGTCAAAGTCGGCGACGTCGTTCTTTACAGCAAGTATGCGGGATCCGATTTCAAAATCGACGGCGAGGAATTGACGGTGCTTCGTCAAAGCGACGTTCTCGCGGTCGTTGAAAAATAA